A segment of the Candidatus Marinarcus aquaticus genome:
GCCTGTGATTTGTCCACCTGGCATCCCCATTTCAAACATGGTTACACTCTTTAATCCACCTCGTGTCGCGTACAAACCTGCTGTTAATCCAGCTGGCCCTCCCCCTATTATCGCTAAGTCTAACATCGTATAATCCTCGCTTTTAGACAAGGGCAAGCCTTGTCATTAAATTTTATAAATATGTATTTAATTTCTCTTCAAGAGCAGCTTTTGAGGTTGCTCCAATAATTTGGTCAAGCACTTCGCCATCTTTTACAAAAAGAATAGTAGGAACAGAACGAATACCATATTTCATTGTTAAATCTTGTTCATCTTCCGTGTTGACTTTACAAATTTTTGCTTTCCCTTCGAAATCTTGGGCTAACTGTTCAATAACAGGTGCAATCATTCTACAAGGTCCACACCAAGGAGCCCAAAAGTCGACGAGAGAAACTCCCTCTTTAATGGTTTGTTCAATTGTATCTTGTGTTAAATCTATATATTTTGCCATAATCAATCCTATAATTTGTCTTCATTTTTACCTAAGTATTCAGCCACACCTTCAGTTGAAGCTTTCATGCCTTCATCACCTTTGTTCCATCCTGCTGGACACACTTCACCATGCTCATTGGTAAAAATCATGGTATCCACCATTCGAATCATCTCATCAATGTTTCTTCCAAGTGGTAAGTCATTGATAACGGCGTGTCTGATTGTTCCATCTTTGTCAATTAAAAATGATCCTCTAAGAGCAACAGAGTCTGCAAATAATACGTCATAATCTTTTGAAATTTGTTTGCTCAAATCTGCAACCATTGGAAATTTCACTCGTCCTATTCCCCCATTTTCAACGGGAGTCTCTCTCCATGCAAAGTGTGAGAACTGTGAATCTACAGAACAACCAATAACTTGAATCCCTCGCTCTTCAAAATCTTTGACTCTTTTTGAGAACGCAATGATTTCTGATGGGCATACAAATGTGAAGTCAAGTGGCCAGAAAAATAACACGGCACCTTTTTCACTAATATTTTCATATAAATTAAAATCCTCTACAATTTGTCCATCAGCAAGCACTGCTGTTGCTGTAAAATCGGGAGCTTTTTTTGTTACTAACATTTTTTTTCCTTAAATAATTTTTTTCTTGTGTTGAAAGTATAACGATTTAAATTTAAATAAATATTAATAAATTTTATTAAAGGATAAAAATTATCCTTTAATAAAAGAGTTTTTCAAATGCAATTATTGCTTACACTATTTGTGTACTGCGATTCAATAAGAATAAGATGAAGTGAAGTTTGGGATTAAAAAAGTATAGGAGGTATTCTTTTAAATACTTTATATAAAACTTTTTAATTCTATTTTACAATCATTATTAATTAATTGTTAGAGTTATTTATTTTAAGACGCAAGCAGCTATTGCTGCTTGTGTTATATGAATTGCGCTGAAGTCTCTTGCAAAATTTTTCCTACTTCTAAGGAATCACCATTGTATTTCACAATCTTAATACCTTGTGATATAAAAGAATTTGCAGTATTTTTACACGCTTTTTGTACAACAATATAGTTACACTCTTTTAAAGCTGTCCCCATTTTGTTGTGTTGTGCAATATGCTCTTCATCATCATGGTCATGACTACATACATGATCCTCTTGGGCATGATGATGGTCAAGATCTGTTCGTGGATTAGCAATGATGTTTTCTAAATTGAATGATTTGAACATCCCTGACCCTGCCAAAGAGTAGATTGCAAACTTTGGTGTGTGTCCTGCATTGCTAAAAAAAGTTAAGTTTTCGTCTTTTACTGGAATTGCTATTTTCATGTGTAAACCTTTATAAATTATAATCGTAGATTATACCACGATTTAAGTTTAATTATACAATTTCTACTTGAGTTAGCCTTTAATTTAGAGTCAAATATAAAAAAAGAATTTTATCAATAGATAATTTTTTATATAAGATGTCATTATACTAAAACATTTTTTGAAGTAGAAATAGTGTATAATTAAGCATGACTGAGAAAAGAAAAAATATTAATTATCTTTTATATACTATTATTATAACACTGATAGTTTTTTCATTATTTGCATTTAAAGAATTGCTTGGAAGCATTGAAAATATTGAAGAGGATATTTTCCAAACGCAAGCACACACCAATGAAAAAAATATGCAATCTTTGATGTCGGATAAACAAAATTCGACACTCTCTATTGCATTGGTACTTTCACAAGACAGAAGTGTTCAGAACTTCTTACTCAACGGTGAGGGTGTGAAAGTACAAATGGAACAACTCTCGCAATTATTAAAAGAAAAAACCCATTATCGCTCTACATGGATTCATATTATTGACAAAAATGGCACCAGTCTGTATCGAAGTTGGACGAAAAAAGCGGGTGATAATGTGCTTAATGTACGAAAAGATTTACAAAGAATGCATCAAAACCCCAAAATCATGAATACGATCAGTACGGGTATTTTTGACATGACGTTTAAATCGATGGTGCCTATTTTTAAAAATGAAACGTTTATTGGCAGTGTGGAAGTCATTACCAAATTTAATTCCATTACAAAAAAAATCCAAGCAGATGGCATTGAACCGATTATCTTAGTGGATAAAACCTATAAAAATCAACTGAAAAAACCCTATACAAAACTCTTTATTGATGATTATTATGTGGCCAATATCAATGTAAACTCAAAAATTGTTGATTATGTACGTCAAAAAGGGGTGGAACGTTTCTGGGCTAAAAACAGTTATGAGACCATGGATGGTTATTTTGTTTCGTATTATCACATTAAAGATATTGATGGAAAACTCATGGCCACAACGGTTTTTTTCTCTCCTTTACACGAAGTACAAACTGGACACTTGGACTACTTTAAAAATATCGCTTTAGTGCTATCTTTCAGTGCTATTGTTGGGTTTGTTTTAAGTATGGTTTTGATTTACAACTATTTAAAACGGCAAGAACAGGTGAACTTGAACAGTGTATTACGTACGTATAATCAAAAGTTGAAATCTAAAATAAAAAAAGAGATTGAAAACAGCCGTAAAAAAGATATCATCGTTGCACAACAAAGCAGACTTGTGGCTTTAGGTGAAATGATTGGAAATATTGCGCATCAGTGGCGACAACCACTCAGTGCCATTTCGACTGCAACAAGTGGTTTACAAATCAAATATGAGTTTGGAAATTTAAATAAAGAGGAGTTTTTGGAGTTGACCAATGGTATCATGCACAACACCAAATTTCTTTCAGATACCATTGAAGATTTCAGAACCTTTTTCCAAAAAGATAAAGAACAGGTCAACTTCAGTCTCTCTACTCTTGTATTTGAAACATACAATATTATTAAAGCACTTTATAACACACAACACATTGATGTCTTTTTTGATTTGGATGAATCCATCATGTACAGAGGTTATAAAAGTGAGCTTTCACAAGTGCTTTTAAATCTTTTTAATAACTCAAAAGATGCACTTGCACAAGTCAGTAATGAGAACAAAATGGTTTATATTAAAACCTATGAGACCAAAGAAGCACTCTTTTTAGAGTTTCATGACAGTGGGGGTGGTGTTGATGAACAGTATAATGAAAAAATCTTCGATCCATACTTTACAACCAAACATCAAAGTAATGGTACAGGAATAGGACTTTATATGAGTAAAGAGATTATTTCAAAACACTTTGACGGAGATATTTCGAACCAAAATGCTCACTTTGTTGTGGATGGAAAAGAGTATTTTGGTGCTAATTTTGTGATTGTACTTCCTAAAGTTTAACATCAACTAGTCAAAATAAGATAAAGGATAAAGATAGCATGAAACAATTTATTCTTTTCATGGTATTATATAATATTGGATTGGCTTCAAACTATGCCGGTTTACTCTTTGATGGTAATTGTGTGACCTGTCATCACAAAACCAAAGCTATTTCAGCACCTTCAATCAAAGAGGTCAAAGAGAATTATTTAAGAGCATTTCCAAACAAAGATGATTTTGTGTTGTATATGTCCAATTGGGTTCATGCGCCTAATGAAGAGACCTCTATCATGCAAAATGCCATTTTAAAGTATGGTTTAATGCCGATGTTATCGTATGACAAAAAAACACTTGAAGAGATCAGTGCTTATATTTATGATATGAAGTTTGATTAAAACAAAGGAGTTCGTATGAAGTGGCTTTTTAACTCTCCCATTGCACACAGAGGATTGCATACAAAAAATGTGTGTGAGAACTCTTTAAATGCTTTTGCTCAAGCCATAGAGCATAGTTATGGTATTGAACTGGATGTTCAACTCACTCAAGATGGTAAAGTGGTGGTGTTTCATGATTTGAATACTTTTCGTTTAACCAATAAAGATTTGGAAGTTGACAAAACAGAGTACGCAGAGTTAAAAATACTCTCATTGGGAAACAATCAAGAACATATTCCATTGCTTAAAGAGGTTTTGGATTTGGTTCAAGGAAAAGTCCCTTTATTAATAGAGTTAAAAGTGTTTGAGTATAACGGTGAACTTGAAAAGGCAGTCTCTAAATTGCTTGATAAATATCATGGCGAGTATGCTGTGTGTTCATTTAACCATCAAAGTTTAAAATGGTTTAAAAACCACTCACCGCAGATACCAAGAGGTCTGCTTTTTGGGGAAGAGAGAAAGAAGGTATCGTTGCGTGATTTTTTTAACTTTATCTATTATTTTGATGCCACAAAACCCAATTTTATATCGTTGAATAAATCATTACTGAAAAGTAAGATTGTACGTTTTTGCACGATGATTAAAATGCCTATAATTATTTGGACAGTCAACAGTGCCCAAGAGCAAAAAAAGGCTTTAAAAAAAGCCAATGCGGTTATTTTTGAAGGTTTTATGCCTTCAAATTAACCCTGTTTTAGAATAATATCTCCCACATTTTTTGAAATGGCATTGGCCACGACATTGCATTTGACTTTAAATAAAAAGAAGACGCGTTTGTCTTTTTGTGACTCTAAACATTCAAAATTTCCCATCCCTTTTGAGATAATGACATCGGCTTTTTCAAACATATGTCTGAATGTCGTGGTAGCTCTTTGAAGCTCTAAACCTGGGGTATCGACTCCTGTACTGACAACATTTGCAAATTTATCAATGCCAATTTGAAAAGCCTCTTTGGTGGTGATGTCATTGATGATGGGTTTCCCACGTGTGGCATAGGTTATTTTTTTCTCTGGATACATCCGTGTGATGATTTTTATAAGAATTTTATCAAATACATTTTCACCTGCATTGTCTGCGAGTATGAGAATATTGTTTTTGGTTTCAATTTGTTTGGCCAATTTTGCATAGTCGTTAATTGCAAAGTTGGTATGAAATACTTTGTTGATCTCTTGCTCTAAACTGAACTGCTCTTTGGCTCCAAAGTCAATTACATTTCCAGCCACAGAGGCTTTAATAGCAGTAAAGAGTTTGTCATCTTCTTGTCGTATTTTTTTTTCAATAAAAGGCACAAATGTCAGTGCATTTTCAATAGAGGCTTGTTTGATGGACTCAAGTGGATCTGCGCAGTTTGTTTTTTGTGCCAAATATTCATATACATCACGTGCCACGTAGGGAGGTGTGTGCTCAAACGAAAAACTTTTTGAACGTTTTTCAACCTCTTTTTGAATCTCTAAAGCCTCTTTTTCATCGAGTTGTAAATGGTCAATGGCTTTGTCAATTTGCCCTACAATACAGTGTACACAATCATTTGTAATATTCATATATTTTATAAACCTCATAAGTTTTTGGTCTGCTATTATCGTTTTTTCTTACTTATTAAAGCATAAAAAAATAGAACATTTATCGATATTTTTGTAAAATTCCAAACGCTTATGAGGTTTGTCATCTTTTTATCATTTGACTTTTATACAATCACAACGATTTTTTGTAGAGGAAGAGATTTTGGGTTATTTTAAACTGAAAAAACACAACACGAATGTCAAAACAGAGTTTGCAGCAGGCTTTACTACTTTTTTAACCATGTTGTATATCGTACCAGTGAATGGGTTTATTCTTTCAGATGCTGGTTTGCCAATGGATGCTGTTGTTACTGCGACGGCTTTGATTACTATTTTAGCAACTTTGTTTAGTGGGCTTTGGTCCAATACGCCTATTGCTATGAGTGTGGGAATGGGATTAAATGCTTATTTCTCTTACGGATTGGTTCTTGGAATGAAAATTCCATGGCAAACGGCTTTAGGGATTGTCTTTTTATCGGGGATTATTTTTGTGATTTTGTCATTTACAAACTTTCGTGTTTGGATTATGACGTCAATTCCACTGAATTTACGCCGAGCAATCAGTGCGGGTATTGGTACCTTTATTGCGTTTATTGGTTTAAAACAGATGGGTATGATTGTTGGCAGTGATGCCACACTGGTTAAATTGGGTGATTTTTCAAACCCTAATGTGATTTTAGGTTTGATTGGTTTGGTATTGGCTTTCTTTTTTTACGCACATAAAATCAGAGGGGCATTTATTTTCTCCATTGCAATCACCTCTGGCATTGCGTGGGCTTTTGGAATAGGCTCTTTGCCTAAAGAGTTCATCTCAGTACCTGCATCAATTTCACCTATCTTTTTGCAACTTGATATTGTAAGTGCACTTTCCCTCTCTCTTTTGCCCATCATCGTAACTTTTTTAATTACGGATATGTTTGATACCTTAGGAACATTAACAGGTGTTGGAGCACGGGCTAACTTGTTTCAAGAAGAGAACAATAAAGAGGATAAAAGTCTTCAAAAAACACTTGAAGCCGATGCCATTTCAACCGTTGGAGGAAGTCTGCTTGGGGTTTCAACGACCACAAGTTTTATTGAAAGTGCCAGTGGCGTTGAAGCGGGTGGTCGAACAGGATTAACGGCTGTGTTTACTGCACTGTTTTTTGTAACAACGCTGTTTATGTTGCCTATTTTTAAATCCATTCCTTCTAATGCCATTTACCCAGTACTCGTGGTGGTTGGAGTATTGATGTTTACTGAACTTGGAAAAATCAATTTTAAAAAAATGGATTTTGCAACGAGTGCAGGTACATTTTTTATTGTGTTATTGATGCCTTTGACCTTTTCAATCACCAATGGTATAGCAGCAGGTTTTGTTATCTATACGTTTATCAAAGTGGCCAAAAAAGAGTATGAAGATTTAAATATCGGTATTCTTTTAATCACTTTAATCAGTTTTTTAGTTTTTATATTACAAGGATAGATTTTATATGGAAAAATATTATTACGGATACAACGAGTTTTTGGAAGATACGAAAGTATTAATCAATAAGGTCAAACCTTATGGTGCAGATGTGCTTTTGGGTATCTCCAGAGGAGGCTTAACGCTTTCACACTTTATGGGGCAAGCATTGGATAATCGAAATGTGTTTACTCTTAATTCGATTCATTACAATAAAACAGAAAAGTTGGATACGTTTGATATATTTAATATCCCTGATTTAAGTAAAGCCAAAAAAGTGTTGATTTTAGATGATATTATCGATACAGGTGAAACCATGGTAGAAATTTTAAAAATACTCAATGAAAAATTTCCTCATGTTGAGTTTAAATTGGCCACACTTTTTTATAAAAAAACGGCCTTGATTTCCCCAGATTTTACGGTTAAAGAGGCACCTGCTTGGATTGATTTTCTTTGGGAAGTCGATATTTAATCTTTTAAAAGTATATTATTGTTACAAATTCGAAGTTTCGTAAAAATTAAATAATATATAAAGATATTTTTTCACCCTAAAGGGTGAAAATGTAACTTTCTTTTGTTAAAATGATAACGTTTTTAAAATAATTTAATTCATATAGGTTTTTAATGAGATATATTCTGGTTCTACTGCTTTTTTTTATTCACTCACTTTATGCAAATGCTGACTCATTAGACTCACTTCTAGAGGAGTATGAAAGCACCTCTTTAAACTCTTTGCAAAC
Coding sequences within it:
- a CDS encoding FAD-binding protein, which translates into the protein MLDLAIIGGGPAGLTAGLYATRGGLKSVTMFEMGMPGGQITG
- the trxA gene encoding thioredoxin is translated as MAKYIDLTQDTIEQTIKEGVSLVDFWAPWCGPCRMIAPVIEQLAQDFEGKAKICKVNTEDEQDLTMKYGIRSVPTILFVKDGEVLDQIIGATSKAALEEKLNTYL
- a CDS encoding peroxiredoxin, whose protein sequence is MLVTKKAPDFTATAVLADGQIVEDFNLYENISEKGAVLFFWPLDFTFVCPSEIIAFSKRVKDFEERGIQVIGCSVDSQFSHFAWRETPVENGGIGRVKFPMVADLSKQISKDYDVLFADSVALRGSFLIDKDGTIRHAVINDLPLGRNIDEMIRMVDTMIFTNEHGEVCPAGWNKGDEGMKASTEGVAEYLGKNEDKL
- a CDS encoding NifB/NifX family molybdenum-iron cluster-binding protein; translated protein: MKIAIPVKDENLTFFSNAGHTPKFAIYSLAGSGMFKSFNLENIIANPRTDLDHHHAQEDHVCSHDHDDEEHIAQHNKMGTALKECNYIVVQKACKNTANSFISQGIKIVKYNGDSLEVGKILQETSAQFI
- a CDS encoding ATP-binding protein translates to MTEKRKNINYLLYTIIITLIVFSLFAFKELLGSIENIEEDIFQTQAHTNEKNMQSLMSDKQNSTLSIALVLSQDRSVQNFLLNGEGVKVQMEQLSQLLKEKTHYRSTWIHIIDKNGTSLYRSWTKKAGDNVLNVRKDLQRMHQNPKIMNTISTGIFDMTFKSMVPIFKNETFIGSVEVITKFNSITKKIQADGIEPIILVDKTYKNQLKKPYTKLFIDDYYVANINVNSKIVDYVRQKGVERFWAKNSYETMDGYFVSYYHIKDIDGKLMATTVFFSPLHEVQTGHLDYFKNIALVLSFSAIVGFVLSMVLIYNYLKRQEQVNLNSVLRTYNQKLKSKIKKEIENSRKKDIIVAQQSRLVALGEMIGNIAHQWRQPLSAISTATSGLQIKYEFGNLNKEEFLELTNGIMHNTKFLSDTIEDFRTFFQKDKEQVNFSLSTLVFETYNIIKALYNTQHIDVFFDLDESIMYRGYKSELSQVLLNLFNNSKDALAQVSNENKMVYIKTYETKEALFLEFHDSGGGVDEQYNEKIFDPYFTTKHQSNGTGIGLYMSKEIISKHFDGDISNQNAHFVVDGKEYFGANFVIVLPKV
- a CDS encoding cytochrome C, with amino-acid sequence MKQFILFMVLYNIGLASNYAGLLFDGNCVTCHHKTKAISAPSIKEVKENYLRAFPNKDDFVLYMSNWVHAPNEETSIMQNAILKYGLMPMLSYDKKTLEEISAYIYDMKFD
- a CDS encoding glycerophosphodiester phosphodiesterase family protein, producing MKWLFNSPIAHRGLHTKNVCENSLNAFAQAIEHSYGIELDVQLTQDGKVVVFHDLNTFRLTNKDLEVDKTEYAELKILSLGNNQEHIPLLKEVLDLVQGKVPLLIELKVFEYNGELEKAVSKLLDKYHGEYAVCSFNHQSLKWFKNHSPQIPRGLLFGEERKKVSLRDFFNFIYYFDATKPNFISLNKSLLKSKIVRFCTMIKMPIIIWTVNSAQEQKKALKKANAVIFEGFMPSN
- a CDS encoding damage-control phosphatase ARMT1 family protein; translation: MNITNDCVHCIVGQIDKAIDHLQLDEKEALEIQKEVEKRSKSFSFEHTPPYVARDVYEYLAQKTNCADPLESIKQASIENALTFVPFIEKKIRQEDDKLFTAIKASVAGNVIDFGAKEQFSLEQEINKVFHTNFAINDYAKLAKQIETKNNILILADNAGENVFDKILIKIITRMYPEKKITYATRGKPIINDITTKEAFQIGIDKFANVVSTGVDTPGLELQRATTTFRHMFEKADVIISKGMGNFECLESQKDKRVFFLFKVKCNVVANAISKNVGDIILKQG
- a CDS encoding NCS2 family permease → MGYFKLKKHNTNVKTEFAAGFTTFLTMLYIVPVNGFILSDAGLPMDAVVTATALITILATLFSGLWSNTPIAMSVGMGLNAYFSYGLVLGMKIPWQTALGIVFLSGIIFVILSFTNFRVWIMTSIPLNLRRAISAGIGTFIAFIGLKQMGMIVGSDATLVKLGDFSNPNVILGLIGLVLAFFFYAHKIRGAFIFSIAITSGIAWAFGIGSLPKEFISVPASISPIFLQLDIVSALSLSLLPIIVTFLITDMFDTLGTLTGVGARANLFQEENNKEDKSLQKTLEADAISTVGGSLLGVSTTTSFIESASGVEAGGRTGLTAVFTALFFVTTLFMLPIFKSIPSNAIYPVLVVVGVLMFTELGKINFKKMDFATSAGTFFIVLLMPLTFSITNGIAAGFVIYTFIKVAKKEYEDLNIGILLITLISFLVFILQG
- a CDS encoding phosphoribosyltransferase encodes the protein MEKYYYGYNEFLEDTKVLINKVKPYGADVLLGISRGGLTLSHFMGQALDNRNVFTLNSIHYNKTEKLDTFDIFNIPDLSKAKKVLILDDIIDTGETMVEILKILNEKFPHVEFKLATLFYKKTALISPDFTVKEAPAWIDFLWEVDI